One Carassius auratus strain Wakin chromosome 3, ASM336829v1, whole genome shotgun sequence genomic region harbors:
- the LOC113055778 gene encoding protein FMC1 homolog, which translates to MAAVTSPLRACRGILKEIRIAKGSGYRNTLVYKHVLEQFRRNQVTGAQFCRARMDALHAARTYLCLLTSTRLHLRLHERYHAHGGDRALEQVAGLVGLRLPTQPGGKGWET; encoded by the exons ATGGCGGCCGTGACCTCTCCTCTGCGCGCGTGTCGCGGGATCCTGAAGGAGATCCGGATCGCTAAAGGCTCCGGTTACAGAAACACTCTGGTTTATAAACATGTGCTGGAGCAGTTCAGGAGGAACCAG gtgaccGGCGCTCAGTTCTGCCGGGCGCGGATGGACGCTCTTCACGCGGCGCGCACGTATCTCTGTCTGCTGACGTCCACGCGCCTGCACCTGCGCCTGCACGAGCGCTACCACGCGCACGGCGGTGACCGCGCACTCGAGCAGGTGGCGGGACTCGTGGGGCTCCGGCTCCCGACACAACCGGGCGGCAAAGGCTGGGAGACCTGA
- the LOC113054235 gene encoding C-type mannose receptor 2-like: MDLDTVFVSLLLTAVFSSSAPRQYEFVQMKMNCTDAQRYCRENYTDLASIDNSADVTELLKRVNESADYAVWIGLMETLRSEWRWSLGDPVLYTAHDSLYRNWASNQTTNGVNYCAYMSRDGLWSNDSCNSQRFFVCYSDSSKGFILVQQLLNWRNAQSFCRANHTDLSSVRNSSENQQIQQLMNTSGVTAVWIGLFRDSWEWSDKSNSSFRYWAYTEPHGNEGATVLVMSGGRRGQWEDWPCYSKFTFVCHEDQFILIKQNLSWSEAMVYCRQNYVDLVSVPSPQIEQRVMSAARRASTAAVWMGLHHYCSMNMWLWLRGEVVCYQNWAAGNGTGPQDCSEQRVGAIRSSGDQRWVSLPATLRLNFICTNSEP, encoded by the exons ATGGACCTGGACACAGTGTTCGTCTCGCTTCTGCTCACAG CGGTCTTCAGCTCATCAGCTCCCCGTCAGTATGAGTTTGTTCAGATGAAGATGAACTGCACTGATGCTCAGAGATACTGCCGTGAGAACTACACTGATCTGGCCTCCATTGACAACAGCGCAGACGTGACCGAGCTGCTGAAGAGGGTGAACGAATCTGCTGATTATGCCGTCTGGATCGGGCTGATGGAGACCCTCAGGAGTGAATGGAGGTGGTCTCTGGGAGACCCTGTGCTTTACACTGCTCATGATTCACTGTATCGCAACTGGGCATCGAATCAGACGACCAATGGTGTGAATTACTGTGCTTATATGAGTCGGGACGGACTGTGGAGTAATGACAGCTGTAATAGCCAAAGGTTTTTCGTCTGCTACAGTG ACAGCAGTAAAGGATTCATCCTTGTGCAACAGTTGCTGAACTGGAGAAATGCTCAGAGCTTCTGCCGAGCGAATCACACAGATCTGAGCAGCGTGAGGAACTCGAGTGAGAACCAGCAGATTCAACAGCTCATGAACACGTCAGGAGTCACTGCTGTCTGGATCGGTCTGTTCAGAGACTCATGGGAATGGTCTGATAAGAGTAACTCCTCGTTTAGATACTGGGCATACACTGAACCCCATGGCAATGAAGGCGCCACAGTGCTTGTGATGAGTGGAGGGAGAAGGGGACAGTGGGAGGACTGGCCGTGCTATTCAAAATTCACCTTTGTCTGTCACGAAG ATCAGTTCATACTCATCAAGCAGAATCTGAGCTGGAGTGAAGCAATGGTGTACTGCAGACAGAACTATGTGGACCTGGTGTCTGTGCCCAGCCCTCAGATCGAGCAGCGGGTGATGAGCGCAGCGAGAAGAGCCTCCACAGCGGCCGTGTGGATGGGTCTGCATCACTACTGCAGCATGAACATGTGGCTGTGGCTGCGCGGTGAGGTGGTCTGCTATCAGAACTGGGCCGCGGGGAATGGCACTGGACCACAGGACTGCAGCGAGCAGAGAGTCGGAGCCATTCGGTCATCTGGGGACCAGCGCTGGGTCAGCCTTCCTGCGACGCTCAGACTCAACTTCATCTGCACCAACTCTGAGCCTTGA